Below is a genomic region from Argopecten irradians isolate NY chromosome 14, Ai_NY, whole genome shotgun sequence.
CCAAGTAGGACCGAGGCTTTGTATTATGTAGGGAATCTGTTAAATTGTGTGTTGAAATTAGGTTAACTTTGTAAAAGTGTCTGAATTCCGTTAAAACATTAATTGTTGTTAACAGACAGGACTAGATTCGTCAATGTGACGTTCAGTTACAACTCAACACAAAGAATGtgacgaagggaagtaactctcgGTCACATTCATACTTTTCTCGTGTATTGAGGGAAATATATATCTGCCTTCTCTGGCACGTATAACTTAAGTGCGTCTTAACGTGGGTCGGATTGGGTGTGTACAAGGGGATAACACTGTAGTATATAATTGTCGACCATGCCGTTTAGAAATGCgattcagttttttttttcactcttCGGCTAATCAACGAATCTCAAAATGAAATTCTGTGTCAATTGGTaaatttttctaaaaaattCTTTCGATAGTGGATTTTTGGATCTTCTGTCTTCCTTGAGTAACTTTCAGAACGTGATTCCAGCTGATAATTAATTCTCGATTAACTCAAGAATTATTAGTTAAATGAGATACAAAGTATTATGATCAGTTATTTTAACTACAGTTGCTATAGCTATATCGTGGTTGATACAAATTTaggaattcaattttattgagtAAACAAGCGAAACGATGATGGAGTTTTATTTCTACTGTATTAAAGacaatgtgatatataaaaGATATCCATTAAATAATAactatgtatttgttttgtttacttgacAATTTATATACTTGGGGCTGCTAAACAGTCTTCTGTACCGGCTAATTATAATTAGACCTTTACAATGTTGGTTTTAAATATCTTAAGACtttgtttttttctatcattacaatatttcagtttttaaatttgattgtatataaatttatgattaaaacaaaaaaatatttttgaagcaAGACAGCTTTGTCAATTAAAACTATTGTCATGTGGTCTCATTAAGaaattacatgtatctttaGATATTCAAACTTAACTATACGCAAAACCGTTTGAAAGATACAGTGTACATATGTAGCTACATTTATTCTAGCTAGATTATAAAGTTTACCTGAAATTTACATAGTACAAcgaatgtatattatataaatatctggTTTTACGTACGTTCATCCAGGTATTCACATCCTTTTCTATACTAGGTCTTTTGGactagtatatatgtatacctgaGCCAGGATATTAGTTAAATTGTCAGAGCGGCGAAttacacatacaatatatatatactgtaggtaTATATACTCTACGTACATGTTATATGatgtattttatgtgtatgGATAAATACTTAAACAGATCTACAATTCATATTGTCAAGAGACATTttaatcatacatatatatgacacTTTCCATTATTTTATGTTCATGCTATCACTTTTAGTTAACAAATTTATTTAATCTTctaataaatgtacacaacttaatatagatttcatgtttatatactgtataatatatatatagagatcgCCCAAACTGTCAAtacaatgaataaatcaaaattaaatatatatatcaatcaaaatatatttcaaatgttatGATGAAATATTACATGTGTTGAAACATATGTTTAAACAGAAATTAATTATTAGATTTAGATATCGCTAAATTGACAGTACAAGCCAATTAGACTCATCAACACGGCCCGTGTATGGATCGATTTCGCAAATTTGATTTACCAATCGTCCCGATCGCACAGCTGTGCGGTGTGCGATACGAACTGCACAGATGTGCGCACTCAGTTTTTGTAACGCTGTGCGGTCACACAACTGTAGTTTGACACCCTACAGGACAGATACGTGTTTATTACTTACAATACGGAGGTACGCAACTTACCTGCTAATACTGGATTTATCAGGAGAGCGAATGAGACGAAGATTGCGGCGAATCCCCAGGAACTGGACAGCTTTTCGGGTCCGAATTTATCAGATAGCACAGCTAACTGACAACCCGTGTAGCCCCCGGTAAATATTCCAAGTAACACGACAACCAAACACAATCCTACAAATGAGCCCACGTGAGGGACGATAAACCCAATCAGTGCAAACAAAGTTAGATTAATATGATAAACTGTTTGGCGTTTGACGAATCCAAAGTCGGCTAGCCAACCGAATAGGATCCGGCCAATGAGATCAGTTATACCTAGGATTGACACTACAATTGCGCCTTGTTCATCACTCACACCCCTTTCGTTGGCTACAGACGGCAATATGTTGTACAGTGTATGTTGTCCCATTACTCCGGTAAACAACACAATCACAAATATAATGTAACTTGGGGTTTTCAATAAACTCCACTCTAGAACTGATTTTATCCTTGTATTACCAGAATCCATAGATACAGGGGTATGCGTTTGTAAAACGTCGTGAACATGGAGAGAAGGGAATGATTCCAAACTACTAAACAATAGATCCTTTTTGTTCGATGTAAAATGTTTATTACTTTGTGTAAGTGATACCGATCTTGATCTCATGTCACCATCGACCAATGTATTTCCTGTACACGGCAGGGAAGTAGTTGACCGGTGTTGATCCTCATCATTTCGTTTTAAATCAATCAGAAATTTGTTCCGAACATTTTTTGAATGCATATATACCTGCTTGTACAAAGaattttgttcattttccaAACAATATTCAATCGAACCACTGTCCCTTGTTACCATACCATTACTTTTCTCATCTTTTACACTGGTGTGGGTATCCTCGGCGTTGTTCAGTAATGGACATGCTTTATCATTGTCTATATTGCCTATCCGTTCCTCCTCAACGTTTCTATGCTTTCTACCCTTACTTGTGTTGAACAACCTCCAGTAGGACGGTGGACGATATAGagaacaaaaaatacatgtgtGTAACATGAAGGCTCCAAGAAGGAGAAGACAACCTCCAAGACCGTAATAGTTGATGAGATATCTGATAATGGGCGGTAATGCAAATGACCCTGCTCCTGACCCGGATACGGAAAGTCCACTAGCAAGTGCACGCCGCTTCCGGAAATGAAATCCTTGGAAAGTGAGGGACGGCGACAAACACAATCCCAACCCAATGCCTGAAATAAAGAAATCCCAGAAAATGTACATGGgttttcagtaaaataaatcaaacaactTTTTCTAAAATTATGTTGACATCAGGTCAGGGTTGATTCGATTATTTTCATAATCTAATAATCTCCGCTAATCTCCCCGGCCTCAATATTTCAGATCGAGACGACATTAGCAGTTCTGAATTCCAAATGTAATGTCAACAAAGTAATTGCAAATCAGTTGAAACCGATTACAGGTAAGCCTCATAAATGGTAAGCCTTTctgtcagattttttttttcatttcggaatattttattgtgattTCTATCAGATGTTCAATATAGTTCTATCGATTGACGAATCGGGCACTGGTAGAAAAATAGTGACCGATCGTGATTTTGACAATGTAACTGTCTTACTGACGGGTCGTCATGGAATTTCcctatattttatttgtttgtttgtttattaacgtcctattaacagctatggtcatgtaaggacggcctcccatgtatgcggtgtgttgcgtgtatgttgtgccaggtgagtgtactgggagactgcggtatgttcgtgttgtgtcttcttgtatagtggaactgttgccctttttatagtgctatatcactgaagcatgccgctgaagacaccaagcaacataccccacccggtcacattatactgacaacgggcgaaccagtcgtcccactccctgtatgctgaacgctaagcaggagcagaaactaccacttttatagactttggtgcgtctcggccaggggacagaacccagagccttcctcacaggggcgaacgctcaactcaaggccaaaagtgaagcggtgccaaggtaggcattaggaaagataaagtcagttaggaagaagagaaaagataagatcctaaatttagtcgccttctaCGATCATGCATtatgggcagcaggtacaattctaacgctctacctgcagggccatattttatagttacttaagaaaacaatacatatatcccCATATATCCGGTGCGTTGCGTCTGTGTTGCATGTTATAGgaaattgtgttttatttgtgttgtcATCTTGTATAGAGAAAATTTTGTAGTGCTACTCCACTGAATCATGCTACTGAAGATatcaaacaagcacaccccaaCCGGCCACAATTATAcagacaacgggcaaaccagtcgtcccactcccctgATACAGAACGCTAAGTATGAGCAGAAACtttcacttttatagactatggtgtgtcttggcAATGGACAGAACCCATATCCTGCCTCATAGGGGCGAACATTCAATAGAAGGCCAAGAAGAGAACAGATAAGagcctaaatttagtcaccttatacgatcatgcaataggggcagcaggtaaaatTCTAATGCCCGCGTCACACTGACCCGATTTTGTTGTCCGATGGCTATATaaggattggatttcgtttttatattaaccatgcttgtatggagcaattcctctaagagtattttcaatatggggcgcgttacgaaatccaatccctatatttacactcacacgactttttatttatattctatGCAATAAAATAggcatttgaaagtgacgtaattattcaataaaagttggtcaaaagtgggaggagcttactcaattgaacagcttGATGACGCTTcgcgtaaggtagaattattcatccgcgacgacaaaaaagttcaatattttagtgtaaaataaacatgacaaacaaagtaaatttcagagataattttatttagtcagatcagaactttaaatatgtattcattttttctgaaagtaaatatatagcgtaataacataaagaatttgaacacggccacatgtgtgaactcggtgaccgttattgtgcagcgaggcgaagctgacgcacgcttacacacttgagtttgccgaagttgtcaaaacaccgattttcaagtagctcaatgtgtttgagatgtcgtctgacttgacgatattacatcctttggagccatgtgattatataatctacgcttagatccatatcgccatcgatagatgaaacaaattcacttgtgttcgatggatacaatgtatttgtggtgacgcgtaactgtcaacacgtggattattagcggtgcatgttttataatacacatgattaaattctcaaagaacaaagacaagaggatatgtttataaccgaccaatcgtaggacgaacataggcacagaggtaatgtttacatataacacccatcatttaaaaaaaaaatgaaagcacgtccccctgtcgggatatttttccgtttctttatacaactgttaatttaaaaattgtttgaatcatatataaatataaaacatgtatatattgtttacattttcccaaaattctatgaaaaacaacaatatacacgtaatgttgcgtcaaaatgtaaacaaagccatgtgtttctttttgaaaaagtagtccttttacgttgcacagaacattttcatacgcaagttcaaagttcaatgttacaatgcagttatggtaaacaaaatcggctagtattagcgtatagtgaccaagcctagctagtgtaaatatatgaatatagaaTTTTTTATTCTGGGGGAAATTGTCCTGAACATGAACTTATCCGACGTTTTCACCGAAGTGATAGGCGTAGTGGATGAAAATACGATGTCTAAAGAAGGCCACACGATTATATCTGAACCAAACATGAACTCAACgcgaaatgtgtttttataagAATATAGATACGAAGACTAAACAAATGGCACACGAATGCTGCGTGATGGCGACGTGCTTACGAAGGCAACACGATGCCCTCCGTCCTGGAAAGTAAAAGCAAACATTAtagtaaaatgtaataaaatatcattaaagttCAACCGAATAGATTGTTGTTGCAGATTTCCACGACGCCTTAAAATTAAAGTTGgtataatttgaaattatattaaattcatATGTTTCTTGATTGAGTACTGACAATGAATAGATCACAATTTTGCTTCAGAAATGGTATTTGATATTACTGATCCATGCAAATTGTTTTTAGGTAGACATTCTCCAACTGGCTGGTCTGGGAGAATTATATCGACACCGATTTTCAGATAGTCTCCAAGGTTCACAAATGCAGGGATCAATGGAGGCGTGAATGTCATACGAAGGACAAGATCAACACTCGAAATCCACACAAAAATGAACTATTGCTACGATTTTGGCGTAACGTACGAAACCTTAAAAACTTCCTCGTCGGTCATACGATGGCTAAAGATGCCCTCACGAATGGCCCGATATGCTTGATTgcttgtgttttttgtttgtttgtttgtttgattaattaacgtcctattaacagctatggtcatgtaaggacggcctcccatgtatgcggtgtgttgcgtgtatgttgtgcgaggtgcgtgtttcgggagactgcggtatattcatgttgtgtcttcttgtatagtggaactgttgccctttttatagtgctatatcactgaagcatgccgctgaagacaccaagcaacacaccccacccggtcacattatactgacaacgggtgaaccagtcgtcccactccctttttgctgagcgctaagcaggagcagaaactaccacttttacagactttggtgtgtctcggccaggggacagaacccagagccttcctcacaggggcgaacgctcaactcaaggccaaaagtgaggcggtgccaagggaggcattaggaaggataaagtcagttaggaagaaga
It encodes:
- the LOC138307074 gene encoding monocarboxylate transporter 12-like; amino-acid sequence: MRDTYKSDRDSHVADEVPGEDQENITDYSHLPIDHGWAFATVFGCFGVCALVVGTLKSFGVILVELSRRFNVPASVLIGPQCLAGFFHLSMGPVANALSERFTHRLVVFVGGVLAAIGLVCTSFIQSVPALYVTYGVMCGIGLGLCLSPSLTFQGFHFRKRRALASGLSVSGSGAGSFALPPIIRYLINYYGLGGCLLLLGAFMLHTCIFCSLYRPPSYWRLFNTSKGRKHRNVEEERIGNIDNDKACPLLNNAEDTHTSVKDEKSNGMVTRDSGSIEYCLENEQNSLYKQVYMHSKNVRNKFLIDLKRNDEDQHRSTTSLPCTGNTLVDGDMRSRSVSLTQSNKHFTSNKKDLLFSSLESFPSLHVHDVLQTHTPVSMDSGNTRIKSVLEWSLLKTPSYIIFVIVLFTGVMGQHTLYNILPSVANERGVSDEQGAIVVSILGITDLIGRILFGWLADFGFVKRQTVYHINLTLFALIGFIVPHVGSFVGLCLVVVLLGIFTGGYTGCQLAVLSDKFGPEKLSSSWGFAAIFVSFALLINPVLAGVIHDITGSWIGAVTLGACVSAFGSCLFLTETLIIRIRHR